In Prunus dulcis chromosome 1, ALMONDv2, whole genome shotgun sequence, the following are encoded in one genomic region:
- the LOC117615221 gene encoding probable glutathione S-transferase parA isoform X2, translated as MDEDEVVLLGFWTSPYVMRVKIALAEKGVHYYYMEEGDLFKNKSTLLLKMNPVFKKVPVIIHNDKSICESLIILQYIDDVWNDGAPILSEDPYQRAKARFWIDFFDKKVTDCGRRMWASKGADQEAAKKEFIESLKLLEGELGEKPYFGGDRFGLLDIALVPFSCRFYTYETLCNFSVEKECPKLIEWVKRCSLRESVSKSLPDQYKVYDFVLEFKKMLGIN; from the exons ATGGATGAGGATGAAGTGGTGCTTTTGGGGTTCTGGACTAGTCCTTATGTCATGAGAGTGAAAATTGCTTTGGCAGAGAAGGGAGTCCACTACTACTATATGGAAGAAGGAGATCTTTTCAAGAATAAGAGCACTTTGCTTCTGAAAATGAACCCAGTTTTTAAGAAAGTTCCAGTTATCATCCATAATGATAAGTCCATTTGTGAATCCCTCATCATCCTTCAATACATTGATGATGTTTGGAATGACGGAGCTCCAATACTTTCAGAGGATCCTTATCAGCGAGCTAAAGCAAggttttggattgatttttttGACAAGAAGGTAA CAGACTGTGGGAGAAGGATGTGGGCTAGCAAGGGAGCAGACCAAGAGGCAGCAAAGAAAGAGTTCATAGAAAGCTTGAAGCTGTTAGAAGGCGAGCTTGGAGAGAAGCCCTACTTTGGAGGTGATCGCTTCGGCCTCTTGGATATTGCCCTGGTACCATTCTCTTGCAGGTTTTACACATATGAGACTCTTTGCAATTTCAGCGTAGAGAAAGAGTGCCCCAAGCTCATCGAGTGGGTGAAAAGGTGCAGTCTGAGGGAGAGTGTTTCCAAGAGCCTTCCTGACCAATATAAAGTCTATGACTTTGTGTTGGAATTCAAGAAAATGCTTGGAATTAATTAG
- the LOC117615221 gene encoding probable glutathione S-transferase parA isoform X1 — MDEDEVVLLGFWTSPYVMRVKIALAEKGVHYYYMEEGDLFKNKSTLLLKMNPVFKKVPVIIHNDKSICESLIILQYIDDVWNDGAPILSEDPYQRAKARFWIDFFDKKIADCGRRMWASKGADQEAAKKEFIESLKLLEGELGEKPYFGGDRFGLLDIALVPFSCRFYTYETLCNFSVEKECPKLIEWVKRCSLRESVSKSLPDQYKVYDFVLEFKKMLGIN, encoded by the exons ATGGATGAGGATGAAGTGGTGCTTTTGGGGTTCTGGACTAGTCCTTATGTCATGAGAGTGAAAATTGCTTTGGCAGAGAAGGGAGTCCACTACTACTATATGGAAGAAGGAGATCTTTTCAAGAATAAGAGCACTTTGCTTCTGAAAATGAACCCAGTTTTTAAGAAAGTTCCAGTTATCATCCATAATGATAAGTCCATTTGTGAATCCCTCATCATCCTTCAATACATTGATGATGTTTGGAATGACGGAGCTCCAATACTTTCAGAGGATCCTTATCAGCGAGCTAAAGCAAggttttggattgatttttttGACAAGAAG ATAGCAGACTGTGGGAGAAGGATGTGGGCTAGCAAGGGAGCAGACCAAGAGGCAGCAAAGAAAGAGTTCATAGAAAGCTTGAAGCTGTTAGAAGGCGAGCTTGGAGAGAAGCCCTACTTTGGAGGTGATCGCTTCGGCCTCTTGGATATTGCCCTGGTACCATTCTCTTGCAGGTTTTACACATATGAGACTCTTTGCAATTTCAGCGTAGAGAAAGAGTGCCCCAAGCTCATCGAGTGGGTGAAAAGGTGCAGTCTGAGGGAGAGTGTTTCCAAGAGCCTTCCTGACCAATATAAAGTCTATGACTTTGTGTTGGAATTCAAGAAAATGCTTGGAATTAATTAG